One Pullulanibacillus sp. KACC 23026 DNA segment encodes these proteins:
- a CDS encoding AraC family transcriptional regulator, translating to MKLRDRQLEVLWIARIDYSRNSGIKEHAHDFYQLLLIIEGEGTVKCNGQLYPISSKHCYLFKKGVQHSFSFINDSITIDIKFSLSEELEETIMKSEWDGGVQFDNVSLFKELVQLSSLNLKEANDLVPFRVDVGFKGILLKILQDKLTENKSNQVPVTISESNEGFPMVQYLKQNLSSTINLKEMADHFGFHPHYLIELFKKNLGTTPMQYLQTLRIEKAKEYLEFSSHSISEIADLIGLTPQYLSRLCVERYGKSPSKIREQMRTVVGKDIILEQDFMITSQPVITTTENI from the coding sequence ATGAAATTAAGAGATAGACAGTTAGAGGTCTTATGGATAGCCCGTATAGATTACTCAAGAAATAGTGGTATAAAGGAGCATGCTCATGATTTCTATCAGTTACTGTTAATTATTGAAGGAGAAGGTACTGTTAAATGCAATGGGCAGTTGTATCCTATAAGTTCAAAGCACTGTTATCTATTTAAAAAGGGAGTTCAGCATAGTTTCAGCTTTATAAATGATTCGATCACAATAGATATTAAGTTTTCATTATCGGAAGAACTTGAAGAGACCATCATGAAAAGTGAATGGGATGGGGGCGTCCAATTTGATAATGTTTCCTTATTTAAGGAATTAGTACAACTTTCAAGTTTAAATTTGAAGGAAGCCAATGATCTAGTGCCCTTCAGAGTTGATGTTGGATTTAAAGGAATCTTGCTAAAAATTCTACAGGATAAATTAACTGAAAATAAGTCTAATCAGGTCCCAGTGACTATCAGTGAATCGAATGAAGGCTTTCCGATGGTCCAATATTTAAAGCAAAATCTTTCGTCAACCATTAATTTGAAAGAAATGGCGGATCATTTTGGCTTTCATCCTCATTATCTAATTGAACTATTTAAAAAGAACTTAGGGACGACACCGATGCAGTATTTGCAAACTCTCCGTATTGAAAAGGCGAAGGAATACCTTGAATTTTCATCCCATTCCATTTCGGAAATTGCAGATTTGATTGGATTAACCCCCCAATATTTATCAAGGCTTTGTGTGGAACGCTATGGGAAGTCTCCTAGTAAAATTCGTGAACAAATGCGGACTGTTGTTGGAAAAGATATTATTCTCGAACAAGATTTTATGATAACTTCCCAGCCGGTTATCACAACTACTGAAAACATCTGA
- a CDS encoding MFS transporter produces MGKSIPSKRWVRIIPVALLMYTIAYIDKSNVSFAFSGMEKDLGFGATVSGLVTGILFFGYLFTQMAGGYMASRMSPKKIVFYLLIIWGIFAMLTGLVQNLTELLTARFLLGLAEGGVFPSVIVLFSKWFPNKERARATGYWILCQAIGSIIMAPLSGWILYLFNWRYLFFIEGALPLVWAIIWWIFISDDPKQAKWLSEEERSYILTELEKEQKAINTGSEKISYPKAIRDKRVWILLSYLFFEQIGYYGVSMWLPTIVKSFSHQGSVGVGYLTALPWIAAMIGIILNSKHSDKTGERIKHASFPLLIGAVLLIVSVLLGASHPVWSLIVTILAVGTMNSYNGVVWAIPAAIFTSENLGGTVGFINGIANLGGFFGPFIVGFLIQSSGHFMFGTIFNALCLVISGLVILPLATSVSKPKVAQTKAV; encoded by the coding sequence ATGGGTAAAAGCATACCTTCAAAGCGTTGGGTTCGTATTATACCGGTAGCCTTATTAATGTACACGATTGCTTATATTGATAAATCAAACGTGAGTTTTGCTTTTTCAGGTATGGAAAAGGATTTGGGTTTTGGTGCTACCGTATCGGGTCTAGTTACAGGAATATTATTTTTCGGTTATCTCTTTACGCAAATGGCTGGCGGCTATATGGCATCACGAATGAGCCCAAAGAAAATTGTGTTTTATTTACTAATTATTTGGGGAATATTTGCAATGCTCACCGGATTGGTGCAAAACTTAACTGAACTGTTAACGGCAAGATTTCTCTTAGGACTAGCAGAAGGCGGCGTTTTCCCTTCCGTCATCGTTTTATTTAGTAAATGGTTCCCTAATAAAGAAAGAGCTAGAGCAACTGGCTACTGGATTCTCTGTCAAGCCATTGGATCAATTATAATGGCACCGTTATCAGGCTGGATATTGTATCTTTTCAACTGGCGATATTTATTTTTTATAGAAGGTGCTTTGCCATTGGTATGGGCCATTATTTGGTGGATCTTCATTTCTGACGATCCTAAGCAAGCAAAGTGGCTTTCAGAAGAAGAACGATCATATATACTTACAGAACTAGAAAAAGAACAAAAGGCTATAAATACTGGAAGTGAAAAAATATCTTATCCTAAGGCAATACGTGACAAACGCGTTTGGATTTTATTGTCTTACCTGTTTTTTGAACAAATTGGCTATTACGGAGTTAGCATGTGGTTACCAACTATAGTAAAGAGCTTTAGTCACCAAGGAAGTGTAGGGGTTGGTTATTTAACCGCATTGCCATGGATTGCTGCGATGATCGGGATCATTCTCAACTCAAAGCATTCAGATAAAACGGGTGAACGAATCAAACATGCTTCTTTTCCGCTTCTAATTGGTGCAGTTCTTTTGATCGTTTCTGTATTATTAGGCGCCTCTCATCCAGTATGGAGTTTGATCGTTACAATACTCGCTGTTGGGACAATGAACTCTTATAATGGAGTAGTTTGGGCTATTCCAGCTGCTATATTTACGTCAGAAAACTTAGGTGGAACCGTTGGATTTATAAACGGAATAGCAAATCTAGGTGGCTTCTTCGGACCATTTATTGTCGGATTCCTCATTCAATCAAGCGGTCACTTCATGTTTGGTACTATATTTAATGCTTTATGCCTAGTTATATCTGGCCTTGTCATCCTCCCACTTGCTACATCTGTTTCCAAACCAAAAGTAGCGCAGACCAAAGCCGTGTAG
- a CDS encoding PrpR N-terminal domain-containing protein, protein MMITALFIAPYAAMEPLIMDCLRDENGLDLRIKVGNLQEGVALAKEAEEQGVDVIISRGGTAKLIGEAIDLPVIDVPVSGYDMLRVLTIANDFPRKKAIVGFPNITLGAKAIIDLLEIPIDTFTINDEAETEPLLAQLKQEGYELIMGDVVTFEAANKLGLLGILIQSGREAILDAFKEAKMVSKWLVKRKQEIDGLRTLLQVTAGDFMVLSEAGEVVYEQWKTFSERPFSPQSVTFLSDAKKREVVQTDGTNGEHLKLVKTKVETERGTLLVCECTRLKHAEAAEELLKVNVISRPMVIHQSEAMTTCLNMINRYLSYDQFALIGQRGTGKELIAQYIHFHKFQGNGLFASVKAEDAIRLKLEQIDPDILTLYIHSIELLDELLRDELGRRLAALKDSGKVLIFSTIEEASLWEVKIYKDDIIRIPIPALAERKEDLKELVTSFILHFNQTLGTSAVRINDKGLALLSHYHWPGNVEELRAVIKDAVLMENEYVIQEQLIKRLLERKQAESADVPLDLLSGSLESIEKRIIEKVLEQEGYNQTKAAKRLQINRSTLWRKLKSDD, encoded by the coding sequence ATGATGATTACGGCTTTGTTTATAGCGCCTTATGCGGCGATGGAACCGTTGATTATGGATTGTTTAAGGGACGAGAATGGTCTTGATCTTCGTATAAAGGTTGGGAATTTGCAAGAAGGGGTGGCGCTTGCTAAAGAGGCGGAGGAGCAAGGGGTGGACGTCATTATTAGTCGTGGCGGAACCGCGAAGCTCATTGGCGAGGCGATTGATCTTCCTGTTATTGATGTGCCGGTTTCGGGCTATGATATGCTCCGCGTCTTGACGATTGCGAATGATTTTCCTCGAAAAAAAGCAATTGTTGGTTTCCCAAACATCACGCTTGGAGCCAAAGCGATTATTGACCTTTTGGAAATCCCTATTGATACGTTTACGATTAATGATGAGGCCGAGACGGAGCCGCTGTTGGCTCAATTAAAGCAAGAGGGCTATGAACTCATCATGGGGGACGTCGTGACCTTTGAAGCCGCTAACAAACTGGGGCTTTTGGGCATCCTCATTCAATCGGGGCGAGAGGCAATTCTGGATGCGTTTAAAGAAGCAAAAATGGTTTCAAAGTGGCTGGTTAAGCGAAAACAAGAGATCGACGGGCTAAGGACGCTTTTACAAGTGACGGCGGGTGATTTTATGGTGCTCTCCGAAGCGGGTGAAGTGGTCTATGAACAATGGAAGACCTTCTCCGAGAGACCTTTTTCTCCTCAATCCGTGACCTTTCTATCGGATGCCAAAAAACGAGAGGTGGTTCAGACCGATGGCACAAACGGGGAACACCTGAAGTTAGTCAAAACGAAGGTGGAGACCGAAAGAGGCACACTGCTTGTCTGCGAATGCACCCGTTTAAAACATGCTGAGGCAGCGGAGGAGCTTTTAAAGGTGAACGTCATTTCTCGACCGATGGTGATTCACCAAAGTGAGGCGATGACGACCTGCCTGAACATGATCAATCGCTATCTGTCTTATGACCAATTTGCTTTGATTGGACAGAGAGGGACAGGCAAGGAATTGATTGCTCAGTACATCCATTTTCACAAATTCCAAGGCAATGGCTTATTTGCCTCCGTTAAGGCAGAGGATGCCATTCGCCTGAAGCTCGAGCAAATCGATCCGGATATCCTAACGCTTTATATTCATTCGATTGAACTCCTGGACGAACTGTTAAGGGATGAATTAGGCCGTCGTCTGGCTGCTTTAAAGGATAGCGGGAAAGTGCTTATTTTTTCGACGATAGAAGAAGCCTCTCTTTGGGAAGTGAAAATTTATAAAGATGATATCATCCGCATTCCGATTCCAGCCCTTGCAGAAAGAAAGGAAGATCTGAAGGAACTGGTGACGTCCTTTATCCTTCATTTTAATCAAACGTTAGGGACCTCGGCAGTTCGCATCAATGATAAGGGCTTGGCTCTATTATCTCACTATCATTGGCCGGGGAATGTAGAGGAATTAAGGGCCGTTATTAAAGACGCGGTGCTGATGGAAAATGAATATGTCATTCAGGAACAACTGATTAAGCGGCTGTTGGAACGAAAACAGGCAGAGTCGGCGGATGTGCCGCTGGATTTGTTGAGCGGATCATTAGAGAGCATCGAGAAACGAATTATTGAAAAAGTCCTCGAACAAGAGGGGTATAATCAAACTAAAGCAGCGAAACGTCTTCAAATTAATCGCTCAACCCTCTGGCGGAAGTTGAAAAGTGATGATTAG
- a CDS encoding D-lyxose/D-mannose family sugar isomerase — protein sequence MISRQEYEQIREEALSYLEKASIVLSPQEIESFEVADFGLGRIRELGLQLVVYVNTDRYCAKELILLPRQTCPEHLHPSVNGVLGKEETFRCRKGTVYLYVPGLKTEDPKAIIPDGYSEYLTVWNEIVLNPGEQYTIPPHTAHWFQAGDEGAIVSEFSSTSTDENDRFIDPRINRMPVVSD from the coding sequence ATGATAAGCAGACAGGAATATGAACAAATAAGAGAAGAAGCACTAAGTTACCTTGAGAAAGCTAGCATCGTCCTTTCCCCGCAAGAAATAGAGTCATTCGAAGTGGCGGATTTTGGCTTAGGTCGAATTCGGGAGCTTGGTTTACAATTGGTTGTCTATGTAAATACCGATCGATATTGTGCAAAGGAACTTATTTTACTACCGAGACAAACCTGCCCTGAACATCTTCACCCTTCAGTAAATGGAGTTCTTGGTAAAGAAGAAACGTTCCGCTGTCGGAAAGGAACGGTCTATTTATATGTTCCAGGTTTAAAAACGGAAGATCCCAAAGCCATAATCCCTGATGGATATAGTGAATACTTAACTGTTTGGAATGAAATTGTGCTGAATCCTGGTGAACAATATACTATTCCTCCGCACACGGCCCATTGGTTCCAGGCGGGGGATGAAGGAGCCATTGTTTCGGAATTCTCATCAACCAGTACAGACGAAAATGATCGTTTTATAGATCCAAGAATAAATAGAATGCCTGTTGTCTCGGACTGA
- a CDS encoding metalloregulator ArsR/SmtB family transcription factor — protein sequence MNFDEDEKNKTNSFKVLNEETLFIVSQTFKALSDNTRIRILFLLSQKECSVNEIAEVLGLHQSTVSHQLSFLKNLRLVKFRREGTTMFYSNDDQHIINLLTQAIEHACHD from the coding sequence ATGAATTTCGATGAAGATGAAAAGAATAAAACGAATTCATTCAAAGTATTGAATGAGGAAACTCTTTTTATAGTTTCTCAAACTTTTAAAGCCTTATCGGATAACACAAGAATAAGGATTCTATTTTTACTTTCCCAAAAGGAATGTTCAGTAAATGAGATCGCTGAGGTATTAGGACTTCACCAATCCACCGTATCGCACCAGTTGAGCTTTTTGAAAAATCTCCGTTTGGTCAAGTTTAGAAGAGAAGGAACGACGATGTTTTATTCTAATGATGACCAGCATATTATCAACCTTTTGACACAAGCAATTGAGCATGCCTGTCACGATTAA
- a CDS encoding cation diffusion facilitator family transporter: protein MEQSHNHDHDHDHGDVFHSHAPAGKMKLAFFLTAVILIVEFIGGLISHSLALLSDAGHVLTDIGAIGLSWYAMKQSEKPANEGMTFGYYRAGILAAFINGITLILITLWILWEAVHRFQNPEHVTPTWMFISAGVGLAMNLYLGLGMRHEENINVKSAVLHMLGDAAASAGVIVGGIVIAFTHWYVIDPILSVLIALLIAFGAWKIIKQTVSILMEGTPSGIEIPKVVNAILSVKGIQHVHDLHVWTITSGRNALSCHVVVDGKMMVEESQQLLREIEHRLIHLGIGHVTIQTEDPSHLHDESILCNNDAMHDHHH, encoded by the coding sequence ATGGAACAAAGTCACAATCACGATCATGATCACGATCATGGGGATGTATTCCACTCTCATGCACCGGCTGGAAAAATGAAGCTTGCCTTTTTTCTAACAGCCGTCATTTTAATTGTAGAATTTATTGGAGGGCTGATTTCACACAGTCTGGCTCTGTTGTCGGACGCGGGGCATGTATTGACTGACATAGGGGCAATCGGTCTGTCTTGGTATGCTATGAAGCAATCTGAAAAGCCCGCCAATGAAGGGATGACATTCGGGTATTATCGTGCGGGAATATTAGCGGCTTTTATTAACGGAATAACGCTAATTCTAATTACACTTTGGATTCTATGGGAAGCCGTGCATCGTTTTCAAAATCCAGAGCATGTGACTCCCACTTGGATGTTTATTAGTGCTGGAGTGGGATTAGCCATGAATCTCTATCTTGGATTAGGTATGCGTCATGAAGAGAACATTAATGTCAAAAGTGCTGTTTTGCATATGTTAGGAGACGCTGCGGCTTCTGCTGGTGTTATTGTTGGGGGTATCGTCATTGCCTTTACTCATTGGTACGTCATAGATCCCATTTTGAGCGTGCTTATTGCTTTGCTCATCGCATTTGGCGCTTGGAAAATTATTAAACAAACGGTCAGCATTTTGATGGAGGGAACTCCTAGTGGTATTGAAATTCCCAAAGTGGTAAACGCCATCTTATCTGTAAAAGGCATTCAGCATGTCCACGACTTACATGTTTGGACGATTACAAGCGGACGGAACGCACTTTCTTGCCACGTTGTTGTTGATGGGAAAATGATGGTTGAAGAATCTCAACAACTGTTGCGTGAAATCGAGCATCGATTAATTCACCTAGGGATTGGTCATGTAACTATTCAAACTGAAGATCCTTCCCATTTGCACGACGAATCAATCCTCTGTAACAACGACGCCATGCATGATCACCATCATTAA
- a CDS encoding HTH domain-containing protein codes for MKKVERINVIMRYINNRAHFTISEIMQEFNISRSTAIRDIKEIEAMGMPLVSEVGRDGGYFVMTNSVLPEVRFTDNEVKALFIAFMATRNQQLPYLKSRQSLAEKLLSLISENQQENLVLLNQILLFEGTNPHNPDILDLSDTPHPILEKFIQTLLLDRYLWITIDEEKAIKSYPIYLLHLYREKSHWLIEGYDLKEEKKKIFSVNQLQDVTPYSSKKRVTEQEILEKVRKQEKVINLVIELGPKAIAQFKKYHPIKVTLSYTNPYHSTAVLKTFIHVNNSEEITEIVNWLLFLGEDMKVREMPEKVLAGLQERLHLYRGNC; via the coding sequence TCAACAACCGTGCTCACTTTACAATTTCTGAAATCATGCAAGAATTTAACATCTCTCGTTCGACAGCGATCAGAGATATCAAAGAGATCGAAGCCATGGGGATGCCGCTTGTTTCTGAAGTCGGAAGGGATGGGGGATATTTTGTCATGACCAACTCTGTCCTGCCAGAAGTCCGCTTTACCGATAATGAGGTCAAAGCGCTTTTTATTGCCTTTATGGCTACTCGAAATCAACAGTTGCCTTATTTAAAGAGTCGCCAATCTTTAGCAGAAAAATTACTTAGCCTCATCTCAGAAAACCAGCAAGAGAATCTCGTCCTGCTCAATCAAATCTTGCTCTTTGAAGGGACCAACCCCCATAATCCCGACATACTTGATCTATCAGATACCCCTCATCCTATTTTAGAAAAATTCATTCAAACCCTTCTTTTGGATAGATATTTATGGATTACAATTGACGAAGAGAAGGCCATAAAGTCTTATCCTATTTATCTCCTGCACCTTTATCGGGAGAAAAGTCATTGGTTAATTGAAGGGTACGACTTAAAAGAAGAAAAGAAAAAGATCTTTTCAGTCAACCAACTCCAGGATGTCACGCCTTACTCGTCAAAAAAAAGAGTAACTGAGCAAGAGATTTTAGAAAAAGTTAGAAAGCAGGAAAAAGTTATCAACCTTGTCATTGAGCTGGGACCAAAAGCGATCGCTCAGTTCAAAAAATACCATCCTATAAAAGTAACACTTTCCTATACGAATCCTTATCACAGTACTGCCGTGCTCAAGACTTTTATCCATGTTAATAATTCTGAAGAAATAACCGAAATAGTAAATTGGCTCCTTTTCTTAGGTGAGGATATGAAGGTAAGGGAAATGCCAGAAAAAGTCCTAGCAGGTTTACAAGAGAGATTACACTTATATAGGGGCAATTGTTGA
- a CDS encoding alcohol dehydrogenase catalytic domain-containing protein encodes MVRKMTVPPMELVETEGPDTQICAVMKDIGSISIQRALIPEPSEEEVRIKVKWVGICGSDLEVYRGAREPEFLTYPTRLGHEVAGIIDKVGENVIGLKEGDHVALRYVWGAFAEYVCCSPFAVKVLPKDFPLIEASLIEVLPPLIHTAERAEISPNKNVLIMGQGVSGLAMTQVISLFSPRNLVVTDLFDEKLELAKKYGATHTYKLPSSDTKTMDIVGKDFPDGFDVVIPCLLEGAGMVDAIDAAAQNGRIVMYGCIGTSHMPIDFFKVHKKRLDILSTEPKRDIDNRRFFEEGLRLVMDGLVNTKETITHIFPLEKIEEAFKVRDERSGKTIHVMIDCEVKP; translated from the coding sequence ATGGTACGAAAAATGACCGTTCCGCCAATGGAATTAGTAGAAACTGAAGGTCCCGACACCCAAATTTGCGCTGTTATGAAAGACATTGGTTCCATAAGCATTCAGAGGGCTCTTATCCCAGAACCTAGTGAAGAAGAAGTCAGAATTAAGGTGAAATGGGTTGGAATCTGTGGAAGTGACCTCGAGGTTTACCGTGGGGCACGTGAACCAGAATTCCTTACTTATCCTACCCGCCTAGGTCATGAAGTGGCTGGCATTATAGATAAGGTTGGGGAAAATGTGATTGGTTTAAAAGAGGGAGATCACGTTGCGTTACGTTATGTATGGGGAGCATTTGCAGAGTATGTTTGCTGCAGCCCATTTGCAGTCAAGGTCTTACCAAAGGATTTTCCTTTAATAGAAGCATCCCTAATAGAGGTATTACCCCCTCTCATTCATACCGCTGAACGCGCTGAAATTTCACCAAATAAAAATGTCCTGATTATGGGTCAAGGTGTTAGTGGCCTCGCAATGACACAAGTTATTAGCCTTTTCAGTCCGAGAAATCTTGTCGTTACAGATCTATTCGACGAAAAATTGGAACTCGCAAAAAAATATGGAGCAACACATACTTATAAACTACCTTCATCTGATACAAAAACAATGGATATAGTAGGAAAAGACTTTCCAGACGGTTTTGATGTCGTAATCCCTTGCCTTTTAGAGGGGGCCGGGATGGTGGATGCCATTGATGCAGCTGCCCAAAACGGGCGTATTGTCATGTATGGGTGTATTGGAACGAGCCATATGCCAATTGATTTCTTTAAAGTTCACAAAAAACGTTTAGACATTTTGTCTACCGAGCCCAAGCGTGACATTGATAATAGAAGATTCTTCGAGGAAGGATTACGCCTTGTAATGGATGGTCTAGTGAACACCAAAGAAACCATTACACATATTTTCCCTCTTGAAAAAATAGAAGAAGCTTTTAAAGTACGAGATGAACGAAGCGGGAAAACCATTCATGTGATGATTGATTGTGAGGTAAAACCTTAA
- a CDS encoding HIT family protein, with the protein MLKSLGTTTNEHLDCFYCCKNQELERIMIEVKKLNVSTLYLNKDQSHKGRCILAYDKHATEIFQLDDQELQFFMKDVSNAAQTLHEVFQPDKINYAIYGDLVSHLHVHLVPKYAGSLEWGEAFVNSPLNKKLLDQASYQEILEIIQKNLHH; encoded by the coding sequence ATGCTTAAATCGCTTGGAACTACTACGAATGAACATCTAGATTGCTTTTACTGCTGCAAGAATCAAGAACTTGAACGTATAATGATTGAGGTCAAAAAGTTAAACGTATCCACCCTCTATTTGAACAAAGACCAAAGCCATAAAGGCCGATGCATCCTTGCCTATGACAAGCATGCTACGGAGATCTTCCAATTGGATGATCAAGAGCTTCAGTTCTTTATGAAAGATGTCTCCAATGCAGCCCAAACACTACACGAAGTCTTTCAGCCAGATAAGATTAATTATGCGATTTATGGTGACCTTGTTTCCCATCTGCATGTTCATCTTGTTCCGAAATACGCGGGCTCACTTGAATGGGGAGAAGCTTTTGTAAACTCTCCACTTAATAAAAAACTATTAGATCAAGCTAGTTATCAAGAAATCCTCGAAATCATCCAAAAAAATTTACATCACTAG